CTCCTGGCCATAACGGCTCACCGCCGGTGAGATCGCGAAGAGAAACCCGGCCAGAATTCCGGCGCGATATCCGAAAAGCCGGTCCCCGATCAGAGCAATCACCGCCGCCGCGGCCGCCACAGCCAATACCGACGGCAGCCGCAGCGAAACAACGGAATCCCCGAACGGCTCCACCCATCCGTGCATCAGCAGGTAATACGTGCCGTGTACGGCGTCGACGTTTCCCAGCGTGGCCAGGATCCGTCCGGTGTCCCGGCCCACCATGTCCCAGGTGACCAGTTCATCGCGCCCCAGCAGGGAGTCGGTCATCCCGTAGCCCGCCACGGCGAGCGCGACGGCGAACGGCCACAGCCACAGCATCGACCCCCGCCGCACGGACCGGGCCGATTCGGCGGGCCGGGGTTCTTCGCGAGCCGTGGGGAGCTGCGCGGTGATTACCATAGGAATATCTCCGGTCCGGCGGCGGGAACTCCCCACTTATACATCCCGACCCACCGGCGCCCCCTTGTACGGACCGCCAGGGCTCGATAAATTCACCAGCCGCCCCATTCCGCCGGAGAAAAGAAAAAGCCATGAAAACGGTCTGTCTTAATATGATCGTCAAGAACGAGGCGCATGTGATCCGGCGCTGCCTCGAATCCGTGCTCCCCCTCGTCGACACGTGGGTGATCCTCGACACGGGCTCGACCGACGGAACCCAGGACATCATCCGCGAGACACTCGCCGACCTCCCCGGAACGCTGTACGAGAGCCCGTGGAAAGGCTTCGACCTGAGCCGCACGGAGGCGATCGAACGGGCGCGGGAGAGCGCGCGCTATCTCCTGTTCATCGACGCCGACGACGTGATGGAGACCGACCCCGGCTTCACCATGCCGGAACTCACCCACGACTGCTACGACTTCGCGGTGCACCACGGCCCGGTCATCCACTGGCGCCCGACGATGGTGTCGACCCGGCTCCCCTGGCGGTACGTCGGCGTCCTGCACGAGTACCTGGAGTGCGACGGCCGGTTCGACCGGGCGCCTCTCGACGGCGTACGCATGGTCATCATGGGCGGCGGGGGACGGTTGCAGGGCAGCGAGCGCAAGAAGTACCTGCGGGACGCCGCGATCCTGAAGGACGGTCTCGCCAAGGAACCCGACAACGCCCGGTACGCCTTCTACCTCGCCCAGAGCTGGCGTGACGCCGACGAACCGGCGAAGGCACTCGCCGCCTACGACCGGCGCGCGGCCATGGACGGCTTCGCCGAGGAGGCGTTCTGCGCCCGTCTCTACGCCGCCCGACTGGCCCGGACGCTGAAGCGCAAGACGCCCGAGGTCATGGCCCGCTTCCTGGAGGCCCACGAGTACCGGCCCACCCGGGCCGAACCGCTCGGCGAGCTCGCCCACCTGTGCCGCGTCCAGGGGAATCGCTGGCCGCTCGCCTACCTGTTCGCGCGCCGCGCGACGGAGATCCCGCGGCCCGACGACATCCTCTTCGTCGAACACGGCTGGTACGACTGGCAGGCCCTGGACGAACTGGCGGTGGCGGCCTACTGGATGGGCGCGTACCGCGAGTCACTGGAGTGCTGCGAGCAACTCCTGGACGGCGGAAAACTGCCCGAAGCCCACCGCGAACGCGTCACCGCCAACCGCGGCTTCGCCCGCGACCGCCTGACCGTGGGCGCACCCCGCCCCGAGCCGGTATGAGACAGGGGCCCTCCCCGCCAGGGAAGGGCCCCACACATCCCGCGCCTCAGTGGGTGTGCCCGGCCGGGGCCGGGTCAGCGTTCTTCACCGTCAGCGGCAGCAGCTTCTTGCCCGTGGGGCCGATCTGGATGGACGTGTCCATCTGCGGGCACACCCCGCAGTCGAAGCACGGCGTCCACCGGCAGTCCTCGACCTCCGTCTCGTCGAGCGCGTCCTGCCAGTCCTCCCAGAGCCAGTCCTTGTCGAGGCCGGAGTCCAGGTGGTCCCAGGGCAGGACCTCCTCGTACGAGCGCTCGCGCGTCGTGTACCAGCCGACATCGACGCCGGAGCCGGCCAGCGCCTTGTCGGCGCACCGCATCCACCGGTCGTACGAGAAGTGCTCGCGCCAGCCGTCGAAGCGGCCGCCGTCCTCGTAGACCGCGCGGATGACGGCGCCGATACGGCGGTCGCCGCGGGAGAGCAGGCCCTCCACGATGCCGGGCTTGCCGTCGTGGTAGCGGAAGCCGATGGAGCGGCCGTACTTCTTGTCGCCGCGGATCTTGTCGCGGAGCTTCTCCAGGCGGGCGTCGGTGTCCTCGGCGGAGAGCTGGGGCGCCCACTGGAACGGTGTGTGGGGCTTGGGGACGAAGCCGCCGATGGAGACCGTGCAGCGGATGTCGTTGGCGCCGGAGACCTCGCGGCCCTTCTGGATGACGTTCATCGCCATGTCGGCGATCTGCATGACGTCGTCGTCGGTCTCGGTGGGCAGACCGCACATGAAGTACAGCTTCACCTGGCGCCAGCCGTTGCCGTACGCCGTGGCCACCGTCCGGATGAGGTCCTCCTCGGACACCATCTTGTTGATGACCTTGCGCATCCGCTCCGAGCCGCCCTCGGGAGCGAAGGTCAGACCCGAGCGGCGGCCGTTGCGCGTCAGCTCGTTGGCCAGGTCCACGTTGAACGCGTCGACGCGGGTGGAGGGGAGGGACAGACCGACCTTGTCCTCCTCGTACCGGTCCGCCAGGCCCTTGGCGATGTCGCCGATCTCCGAGTGGTCCGCCGACGACAGGGACAGCAGGCCGACCTCCTCGAAGCCCGTCGCCTTGAGGCCCTTCTCGACCATCTCGCCGATGCCCGTGATCGAGCGCTCGCGCACCGGGCGGGTGATCATGCCCGCCTGGCAGAAGCGGCAGCCGCGGGTGCAGCCGCGGAAGATCTCCACCGACATGCGCTCGTGGACCGTCTCGGCGAGCGGGACCAGCGGCTGCTTGGGGTAGGGCCACTCGTCCAGGTCCATGACGGTGTGCTTGGACACCCGCCACGGGACACCGGACTTGTTCGGTACGACTCGGCCGATCCGGCCGTCGGGGAGGTACTCCACGTCGTAGAACGCCGGAATGTAGACCGAGCCCGTCTTCGCGAGGCGGAAGAGGACCTCCTCGCGGCCGCCCGGCCGGCCCTCCGCCTTCCACTCGCGGATGATCCGCGTCATGTCGAGCACGGCCTGCTCGCCGTCGCCGATGATCGCCGCGTCGATGAAGTCCGCGATCGGCTCGGGGTTGAAGGCGGCGTGGCCGCCGGCCAGCACGATCGGGTCGTCGAGACCGCGGTCCTTCGACTCCAGCGGGATGCCCGCCAGGTCCAGCGCCGTCAGCATGTTGGTGTAGCCGAGCTCGGTGGAGAAGCTGAGCCCGAACACGTCGAAGGCCTTCACCGGCCGGTGGCTGTCCACCGTGAACTGCGGGACGGCGTGCTCCCGCATCAGCGCCTCCAGGTCCGGCCACACGCTGTACGTGCGCTCGGCGAGGACGCCCTCCTGCTCGTTGAGGACCTCGTAGAGGATCATGACGCCCTGGTTGGGCAGGCCCACCTCGTAGGCGTCCGGGTACATGAGCGCCCAGCGGACATCGGTGGACTCCCACGGCTTGACCGTGGAGTTGAGTTCTCCGCCGACGTACTGGATCGGCTTCTGCACATGCGGGAGCAGAGCTTCGAGCTGCGGGAACACAGACTCGGCGGCCGCAGCGTCTTCGGCAGGCATCTCGCGAACCTTCGTGGTGGGCTGGACTGACAGGGGTGACCATCTAGCGTAACGCGATCGTGGACCGCCCCTGTCCTTCCGCTCAGACCCCCATCGCGCTCTTGATCGACGGCCACGTCACGGGAAGGTCCAGCTCGACCAGCTCGGCCCGCCGCTCCTCGCGCCCGTACAGCACCCCGTACGTGAACCCGCTCTCCCCCGCCGCATGGGCCTGACCTGCGATATCACTCAGGGCCTCGCGGGTCATCACGCTGTCCTGGTGATCACCGAGCAGGCCCTGGAGGGACTTCATCGAGCGGGCCAGGTCGACGGCGGGCTCGCCGAGGGCCGCGGCCGCCGCCTCCGCCGAATACCTCGTCCGCTTGCACTTCTTGCGCGCCTCGTGGATCGCGAGGTCCCGGTCGGCGCCCGGCGACAGCTTCACCGCCCGCTCGACCAGCTCCGTCAGCTTCCCGAAGTCCTTCCGTACGGCCGTGGAGATCACCTCCGACGGCTGCCCGCCGGCCGCCTTCAGCAGCGGCGGCCCGTCCACCACGGCGTCCAGCACGGCCAGCAGGTCCAGGTACCGCTTTCCGTCGAGTACGGCGATCAGACGGCTGCGCGAGCCGCCGGGCCGCGCGTGCGACCAGGTGCGCAGCCGGGTGCGCACCTGGTCGGTCAGCAGCGCCCGCGGCAGTCCGTCGAGGGCGGCGGTCAGACGCTCCGTCAGCACCTCGTGGTCCCGGTCCACGCCCAGCTCGCCCGCGAGCCACTTCAGCTCCGCGCCGATCGGGTCGGTGACGGTGCGGTCGAGGACTTTCCCGTACGACGTGAAGGCGCTGCGCAGCCGCCGGGTGGCGACGCGCATGCGGTGCACGGAGTCGTCCACGTCCCGCCGGACGGCGGGGTCGAGCTCGACGATCGCGTCCCGCTGGGCGCGGATGTAGGCCATCACATGGTCCCCGGCGGTCTCCGGCGCCTTCCTGACCCGCTTCCGCCGCTTCGCCCCGCCGGTCTCCGTCAGCGCCCGGGCCAGTTTCGAGGCCGACGCGGAGGGCCGTACGCCGGTCTTCTTCAGCCGTTTCTCGACCTTGTCGAGGAAGGCCGGGTCGCCGCCGTCGGCGAGCTCGACCTCGATCTCGGTCCACTGGGCGACACCGTCGCCCCCGGTGAGCCGCTCGGCGCGGACGGCGTCCACGCTGACCTCGGCGAGCAGCCCGCCGTCGGCGTCGACGAGATGGCGGACGTCCCGGTCGGAGACCAGCCGGACCACGGGCAGCAGCTCGCGGTCGCGGACGCGTGAGCGGACCAGGCCCGTGAGAACGCGCGGGACGGTGTCGGAGAGGGCCGCCCGGATCTCGTCCCGTACCCCGGGCGAGACGGGGAACTTCAGATGCCAGCCGGCGTCGGAGCCGCCGGTACGGCGGCGCAGGGTGATCGAGGCGGCGGCGAGGTGTTCGCCCCGGGTGTCGTAGTAGGTGGCGTCCAGTTGTGCGACACCCTTGTCGAGGACGGCCGCTACCCCGGCGACGCCGGTGAGGTCCGGCAGCCCGCTGTCGTCGGACTCGTACTTCCGCTCGATCTCGCGCTTCGTGTCCGCCATGACCTGAACCTAGACGCAGTCGGGGCGCGACGGCAGAGGGCGCCGGCCATGAATCCCCGGGGTGAATCCGCCAGGGGTCAGGAGGTGACCAGTGCTCGCATCGCCTCGCCCTCCGGGAACGGCGCGTCCTTCGCCGTCCGGGAGACGAGCAGGATGTGGGCGTCCTCGAACTGGTGGTACGACATCGGCTCCGGGCCCTGCCCGACGATCACCACGCTGTGTTCCAGACGCCAGCTGACGTACCGGCTGTGGTACTTGGGCTGGCGGATGTCGTGGTCCGGCAGACCGAGCCGGTCGGTAAAGCGCTGGACGACGGTGTCGTAGTGCGCGTCGAACTCCGGCCGCCAGGCGCCCTCCTGGCTGGTCCAGCCGGGCACCGGACCCCAGCAGTCCTCGTCGAGAACGCCGCCGTCGACCGAGTAGAGGTAGGCGAAGGGCAGATGGAGCGTGCCGTCGCCCTCGGCCGTGACGAAGTGGCCCTCCGGGGTGACATGGGTGGCGTCGGGGACATCGGGTGTGTCCTCGTACGCCGGTCCCTGCACAGCCTCTGACCAGTCGGGCCAGCCGGCCTCGCGTATCCGTGCCTCCACGGCCTCGGCGTCGGCCAGATCCAGCTCCGCCAGCCCCAGGAGCCGGCTCACCAGCTCCTCGCCGACCGGGCACACGGCCACGTACTCGTCCGCCATTCCACTCCCCCTACGGCAGCGCTACGCCGACATCGGCCGCTGCACCCTGATCGACTGCAACAACCCGACCGCCACCCACACCGCGAACATGGACGTGCCACCGTACGACACGAACGGCAGCGG
Above is a window of Streptomyces sp. NBC_00490 DNA encoding:
- a CDS encoding CYTH and CHAD domain-containing protein; translated protein: MADTKREIERKYESDDSGLPDLTGVAGVAAVLDKGVAQLDATYYDTRGEHLAAASITLRRRTGGSDAGWHLKFPVSPGVRDEIRAALSDTVPRVLTGLVRSRVRDRELLPVVRLVSDRDVRHLVDADGGLLAEVSVDAVRAERLTGGDGVAQWTEIEVELADGGDPAFLDKVEKRLKKTGVRPSASASKLARALTETGGAKRRKRVRKAPETAGDHVMAYIRAQRDAIVELDPAVRRDVDDSVHRMRVATRRLRSAFTSYGKVLDRTVTDPIGAELKWLAGELGVDRDHEVLTERLTAALDGLPRALLTDQVRTRLRTWSHARPGGSRSRLIAVLDGKRYLDLLAVLDAVVDGPPLLKAAGGQPSEVISTAVRKDFGKLTELVERAVKLSPGADRDLAIHEARKKCKRTRYSAEAAAAALGEPAVDLARSMKSLQGLLGDHQDSVMTREALSDIAGQAHAAGESGFTYGVLYGREERRAELVELDLPVTWPSIKSAMGV
- a CDS encoding glycosyltransferase — translated: MIVKNEAHVIRRCLESVLPLVDTWVILDTGSTDGTQDIIRETLADLPGTLYESPWKGFDLSRTEAIERARESARYLLFIDADDVMETDPGFTMPELTHDCYDFAVHHGPVIHWRPTMVSTRLPWRYVGVLHEYLECDGRFDRAPLDGVRMVIMGGGGRLQGSERKKYLRDAAILKDGLAKEPDNARYAFYLAQSWRDADEPAKALAAYDRRAAMDGFAEEAFCARLYAARLARTLKRKTPEVMARFLEAHEYRPTRAEPLGELAHLCRVQGNRWPLAYLFARRATEIPRPDDILFVEHGWYDWQALDELAVAAYWMGAYRESLECCEQLLDGGKLPEAHRERVTANRGFARDRLTVGAPRPEPV
- a CDS encoding TIGR03960 family B12-binding radical SAM protein, which codes for MPAEDAAAAESVFPQLEALLPHVQKPIQYVGGELNSTVKPWESTDVRWALMYPDAYEVGLPNQGVMILYEVLNEQEGVLAERTYSVWPDLEALMREHAVPQFTVDSHRPVKAFDVFGLSFSTELGYTNMLTALDLAGIPLESKDRGLDDPIVLAGGHAAFNPEPIADFIDAAIIGDGEQAVLDMTRIIREWKAEGRPGGREEVLFRLAKTGSVYIPAFYDVEYLPDGRIGRVVPNKSGVPWRVSKHTVMDLDEWPYPKQPLVPLAETVHERMSVEIFRGCTRGCRFCQAGMITRPVRERSITGIGEMVEKGLKATGFEEVGLLSLSSADHSEIGDIAKGLADRYEEDKVGLSLPSTRVDAFNVDLANELTRNGRRSGLTFAPEGGSERMRKVINKMVSEEDLIRTVATAYGNGWRQVKLYFMCGLPTETDDDVMQIADMAMNVIQKGREVSGANDIRCTVSIGGFVPKPHTPFQWAPQLSAEDTDARLEKLRDKIRGDKKYGRSIGFRYHDGKPGIVEGLLSRGDRRIGAVIRAVYEDGGRFDGWREHFSYDRWMRCADKALAGSGVDVGWYTTRERSYEEVLPWDHLDSGLDKDWLWEDWQDALDETEVEDCRWTPCFDCGVCPQMDTSIQIGPTGKKLLPLTVKNADPAPAGHTH